Proteins encoded by one window of Listeria cossartiae subsp. cossartiae:
- a CDS encoding PTS mannitol transporter subunit IICB, protein MSIRVHVQKFGSKLSGMVIPNLGAFMAWGILTAIGVATGSEMLKGFIAPMLNYLLPLLIAFAGGRAVHGYRGGVIGTVATMGAIISSDITMFIGAMIMGPLAAWILKKFDERIDGKIPAGFELLVNNFSIGIIGAGLALFSYVAIAPMVEAVTKVLASGVDVLINNHLLPLTALIIEPAKVLFLNNAIGQGILSPLATLQLAETGKSVLYLLESNPGPGLGILLGYMFFGKGNSKASSYGASVIHLFGGIHEIYFPFVLMNPILILPLILGGMTGTFILTMTNAGLVGVASPGSIITIMLMAAPGDHIKILIAVLCAALVTFITAIPFIKRMGNKDSELQDAAKKMESLKGKKSSISSVFESTVDDFNFKNVKRIAYACDAGLGSSAMGATVLQKKIKNAGLDDIKVFHIAIHELPTECDVVVTHKSLIDRAKEKQPDAYYVEITDYLGAPEYQELIDKIVADREQKN, encoded by the coding sequence ATGTCTATTCGGGTACATGTACAAAAGTTTGGGAGTAAGCTAAGTGGTATGGTCATTCCGAATTTAGGTGCTTTTATGGCTTGGGGTATTTTAACAGCAATTGGGGTAGCGACAGGCTCTGAGATGTTAAAAGGGTTTATCGCACCAATGCTAAATTACTTGTTACCACTTCTGATTGCTTTTGCTGGAGGTCGAGCGGTTCACGGTTACCGAGGTGGAGTTATTGGTACCGTTGCAACAATGGGGGCAATTATTAGTTCGGATATAACCATGTTTATCGGCGCAATGATAATGGGTCCGCTTGCTGCTTGGATACTTAAAAAATTTGACGAACGTATTGATGGAAAAATCCCAGCTGGATTTGAACTATTAGTTAATAACTTTTCGATTGGGATTATTGGAGCAGGTTTAGCACTATTTTCTTACGTTGCGATTGCTCCTATGGTAGAAGCTGTGACAAAAGTCTTAGCAAGCGGCGTGGATGTGTTAATTAACAACCATTTACTGCCACTAACAGCTTTAATTATTGAACCGGCCAAAGTGCTATTCCTAAACAATGCGATTGGGCAAGGTATTCTCAGTCCGCTCGCAACCTTGCAACTGGCCGAAACAGGAAAATCGGTGCTTTACTTACTAGAATCTAACCCTGGACCAGGACTCGGAATTTTACTCGGATATATGTTCTTTGGAAAAGGAAACTCCAAAGCGTCTTCCTACGGGGCGAGTGTTATTCACTTGTTTGGTGGTATTCACGAAATTTACTTCCCGTTTGTTTTAATGAATCCAATTCTTATTTTGCCGCTAATTCTTGGTGGTATGACAGGAACATTTATTTTAACAATGACAAATGCGGGACTTGTTGGTGTAGCCTCTCCTGGTAGTATTATCACTATTATGCTGATGGCGGCTCCCGGCGACCATATTAAGATCCTTATTGCGGTGCTATGCGCGGCGCTTGTCACGTTCATTACCGCCATTCCATTTATCAAACGCATGGGCAACAAAGACTCTGAACTACAAGACGCAGCGAAGAAAATGGAAAGTCTTAAAGGTAAAAAAAGCAGCATTTCCTCTGTTTTCGAATCTACAGTAGACGATTTTAATTTTAAAAATGTTAAAAGAATCGCTTATGCTTGTGATGCGGGACTAGGATCAAGTGCGATGGGCGCAACCGTATTACAGAAAAAAATCAAGAACGCTGGTTTAGATGATATTAAAGTGTTCCACATTGCGATTCACGAACTGCCGACCGAATGCGATGTGGTCGTGACGCATAAATCACTCATCGACCGAGCCAAGGAAAAGCAACCAGACGCGTACTATGTCGAAATAACGGATTACCTCGGCGCACCAGAATATCAAGAGCTAATAGATAAAATAGTTGCAGACCGAGAACAAAAGAATTAA
- a CDS encoding HAD family hydrolase: protein MLKAIVMDFDGIVIDTEVVWYGIFKDWFKTKQNYDLSIEEFLQCVGSNVDDLFRELNETQQMDINRQVFEAETQATFIENSKSLPAKEGVERFIRELKERGLKLALATSSQRPKPLYHLERLGLLEYFDAIITAEDVTRIKPEPDLFLEALRSLNVTADEALIVEDSRNGLLAGNSAGVNVLVIPNEVTKHSDLTPNYLERESLAKVDLAEIIAEYNK, encoded by the coding sequence ATGTTAAAAGCGATTGTGATGGATTTTGACGGAATTGTTATTGATACAGAGGTGGTTTGGTACGGAATTTTTAAAGATTGGTTTAAAACAAAGCAAAATTATGACCTTTCTATTGAGGAGTTTTTGCAGTGTGTTGGGTCTAATGTGGACGATTTATTTCGTGAATTAAATGAGACGCAGCAAATGGATATTAATCGCCAAGTGTTCGAAGCAGAAACACAAGCAACTTTTATTGAAAATAGTAAAAGTCTGCCGGCCAAAGAAGGCGTGGAAAGGTTTATTCGTGAATTAAAAGAGCGGGGACTAAAATTAGCGCTCGCGACGTCATCGCAGCGACCAAAACCGCTTTATCATTTGGAACGACTTGGGTTACTAGAATATTTTGATGCAATTATTACTGCGGAGGATGTTACGCGAATTAAGCCGGAACCAGATTTATTTTTAGAAGCTTTACGTTCGCTTAATGTTACGGCCGATGAGGCGCTTATTGTGGAAGACTCGCGTAATGGACTTTTGGCGGGGAATAGCGCGGGTGTGAATGTACTGGTCATTCCAAATGAAGTGACAAAACATAGCGATTTAACACCGAACTATTTGGAGCGAGAATCGTTGGCTAAGGTGGATTTAGCTGAAATAATAGCCGAATATAATAAATAA
- a CDS encoding PTS sugar transporter subunit IIA codes for MLLDRVTLEDIEVNIEAKDWREAIQTSARLLLERGAIKESYIDGMIQSVENNGPYIVIAKHIALAHTRPEFGVIHGGLTFATLADGVAFGSEMFDPVKLIITLAATDSESHLEVLSELAEVLMDEEKVARLIAANSSQAFYDELTKEG; via the coding sequence ATGTTGTTAGACCGAGTTACGTTGGAAGATATTGAAGTAAATATTGAAGCAAAAGACTGGCGTGAAGCTATCCAAACATCCGCAAGACTTTTACTAGAGCGCGGTGCCATCAAAGAGAGTTACATCGACGGAATGATTCAAAGTGTAGAAAATAATGGACCATATATAGTAATCGCGAAACATATCGCACTGGCGCACACACGACCAGAATTTGGCGTCATTCACGGCGGCTTAACATTTGCGACACTTGCTGATGGCGTGGCTTTTGGCAGTGAAATGTTTGACCCAGTGAAGCTGATTATTACGCTAGCGGCAACAGATTCAGAAAGCCATTTAGAAGTATTGTCGGAGCTTGCGGAAGTACTCATGGACGAAGAAAAAGTAGCCCGTTTAATCGCAGCAAATTCGAGCCAAGCATTTTACGATGAGTTAACAAAAGAAGGATAA
- a CDS encoding ROK family protein gives MENYLCVDIGGTSIKYAKFNQAGERVGALASCATPISDGANQILPALIRIVEQEKMDVAGVCVASAGVVHPEQGKIIYAGYTIPGYTGTEIKTAIEHRFGLPCAVENDVNAACLGEFWQGGARGRSSVLCLTIGTGIGGAMLLHDELINGYSFTACEVGYMQLSQGKFQDVASTKTLIKQVAMRKNIDVNTLNGRQVMEWAYDGDAAVLAEIEQWIENLVEGVVNLIYIFNPEVIVLGGGLMEEEAFFKPRLKAAISAKLISPMFDTADLTFAKLGNEAGMIGALYHFLNQKEAKKDDNLK, from the coding sequence ATGGAAAATTATCTTTGTGTCGACATTGGTGGAACGAGTATCAAATATGCCAAATTTAACCAAGCAGGCGAGCGGGTAGGTGCGCTTGCATCTTGTGCGACCCCTATAAGCGACGGAGCGAATCAAATTTTGCCCGCGCTTATTCGGATTGTCGAGCAAGAAAAGATGGATGTAGCAGGCGTCTGTGTGGCTTCTGCGGGCGTCGTTCATCCCGAACAAGGCAAAATTATTTACGCTGGCTATACGATTCCCGGCTATACTGGGACGGAAATAAAAACAGCAATAGAGCATCGTTTTGGTCTTCCGTGCGCCGTGGAAAATGACGTAAACGCGGCCTGTCTTGGCGAGTTTTGGCAAGGTGGAGCACGGGGACGTTCGAGCGTGCTCTGTTTAACAATCGGGACAGGTATCGGCGGAGCAATGCTGTTACATGATGAGTTAATAAATGGCTATTCTTTTACAGCGTGCGAGGTCGGCTATATGCAGCTTTCGCAAGGGAAATTTCAAGATGTCGCTTCGACCAAAACGTTAATTAAACAAGTCGCCATGCGAAAAAATATCGATGTAAATACGTTAAATGGACGTCAAGTTATGGAATGGGCCTATGATGGGGATGCGGCTGTACTGGCCGAAATAGAGCAATGGATTGAGAATTTAGTAGAAGGTGTAGTAAACTTAATCTATATTTTCAACCCAGAAGTGATTGTGCTCGGTGGTGGATTAATGGAAGAAGAGGCGTTCTTCAAACCGCGTCTAAAAGCAGCTATTTCAGCCAAGTTAATCTCACCGATGTTCGATACAGCAGATCTTACCTTTGCAAAGCTGGGAAATGAAGCGGGGATGATTGGCGCGCTCTATCATTTCTTAAACCAGAAAGAGGCCAAAAAAGATGACAATCTTAAATGA
- a CDS encoding MurR/RpiR family transcriptional regulator: MTILNEIQQNYNRLPNKERQIAKYILEKSDELKNINIKELAEQTGTSISTITRFCRHVRCDSFVDLKMRVNTAATMVPSLGYDDLFEEVYSFYHKVIDNTVKLIEPAKIREVVQYIQAAKRVYICGVGSSGLTAVEMSQRLIRMGLNVISVNDPHMMIITSSITTKEDFVIGISNSGNTPELVTALKNAKKNKSKVATFTSFENSEMTEISDVTIPVYNTLFVSKRYFANSQFSIMYVMDIISMMLLQNESYRENMEKTINTVTDEFH, encoded by the coding sequence ATGACAATCTTAAATGAAATTCAACAAAATTACAATCGATTACCGAATAAAGAAAGGCAAATCGCGAAATATATTTTAGAAAAAAGCGATGAACTCAAGAATATTAATATTAAAGAGCTCGCTGAACAAACCGGCACGTCCATTTCGACGATTACGAGATTTTGCCGCCACGTCCGCTGTGATAGTTTCGTTGATTTAAAAATGCGGGTTAATACAGCAGCAACAATGGTTCCGTCGCTTGGTTACGATGACCTTTTTGAGGAAGTTTATTCGTTTTACCATAAAGTGATTGATAACACGGTCAAGTTGATTGAACCGGCGAAAATCCGTGAAGTGGTGCAGTATATTCAAGCAGCCAAACGTGTCTACATTTGCGGTGTCGGAAGCTCGGGGCTCACGGCTGTCGAGATGTCGCAGCGCCTGATTCGGATGGGGCTAAACGTTATCAGTGTCAATGATCCGCACATGATGATTATCACCAGCTCGATTACAACAAAAGAAGATTTCGTAATAGGTATTTCCAATTCAGGCAACACCCCAGAGCTAGTCACAGCACTAAAAAATGCCAAGAAAAATAAAAGTAAAGTCGCCACATTTACGAGCTTTGAAAACAGTGAAATGACCGAAATCAGTGACGTAACGATCCCAGTTTACAACACTTTATTCGTGAGTAAAAGGTATTTCGCCAATAGCCAGTTTTCGATTATGTATGTGATGGATATTATTTCCATGATGCTACTGCAAAATGAGTCTTATCGTGAAAATATGGAAAAAACCATCAATACAGTAACCGATGAATTTCATTAA
- the noc gene encoding nucleoid occlusion protein: MPFSRLFGKKDKNPVDDIDNKVEEEVQRVQELPTDKIFPNQFQPRTVFDQDKIDELARTIRIHGVIQPIVVREMEPDYYEIIAGERRFRAVLSLELEKIPAIIQNLDDEEVAAIALIENLQREELTPIEEAKAYRSLLDMQEVTQEALAQRVGKSQSAIANKMRLLKLPETIQEAVLNKQISERHARSLLALETEAQQVALLAEIEENHWNVKQTEARIQEILGVKKPEVKKKPKPKRQAISRDVRIAMNTIKQSVTMVKDNGMDLDFTEEETDDFYQITIQIPKKK, from the coding sequence ATGCCTTTTTCACGTTTATTTGGAAAAAAAGATAAGAATCCTGTAGATGATATCGATAATAAAGTAGAAGAAGAGGTACAACGCGTACAAGAACTTCCTACAGATAAAATTTTCCCGAACCAATTCCAACCACGGACAGTATTTGACCAAGATAAGATTGATGAGCTTGCTCGAACTATCCGAATTCACGGTGTTATTCAGCCGATTGTGGTTAGAGAAATGGAACCGGATTATTATGAAATCATTGCAGGAGAGCGCCGTTTTCGTGCTGTGCTTTCTTTAGAATTGGAAAAAATCCCAGCAATTATTCAAAATTTAGATGATGAAGAAGTAGCTGCGATTGCGTTAATTGAGAACTTGCAACGTGAGGAATTAACGCCAATTGAAGAAGCAAAAGCATATCGGAGCTTGCTGGACATGCAAGAAGTGACACAAGAAGCGCTTGCGCAGCGTGTCGGCAAAAGCCAATCTGCCATCGCGAACAAAATGCGCCTTCTAAAACTACCAGAAACGATTCAAGAAGCCGTGCTTAACAAACAGATTTCAGAGCGCCATGCTCGTTCGTTACTAGCTTTAGAAACGGAAGCACAACAAGTGGCCCTTTTAGCTGAAATAGAAGAAAATCACTGGAACGTCAAGCAAACCGAAGCACGAATTCAAGAAATTTTAGGCGTAAAAAAACCAGAAGTAAAGAAAAAGCCAAAACCAAAACGCCAAGCTATTAGTCGTGACGTGCGCATCGCCATGAACACGATTAAACAGTCGGTCACAATGGTTAAAGATAACGGAATGGACCTAGATTTCACCGAAGAAGAAACAGACGATTTTTATCAAATTACCATTCAAATTCCTAAAAAGAAGTAA
- a CDS encoding helix-turn-helix domain-containing protein: protein MIHSTLGGITKRMAKIIFVKDEQNEFQAYDFLQNLIVEEPLMATLVFQGLLQLETAETRKLSTGKQILPDVHLIIGKSQAYSLQTTRIETTVDQPIQEMKAHFKDKNCRLIYFTAFSGDETYYCFVKGYFKDKNPFTDQMGLYREEVKRVFLRRIEAETSIGNSEYQFETLKNKALENEGIAHYLDSFSASLGKYIFAKRMEKKWSQLDLALKSDLSPVIIGRLEAGDPDLTLRMYQKVCTVLGVKATFSVD from the coding sequence GTGATTCACTCAACTCTGGGTGGAATCACGAAACGAATGGCAAAAATCATTTTTGTGAAAGACGAACAAAATGAGTTCCAAGCGTATGATTTCTTACAAAATTTAATTGTGGAAGAACCACTCATGGCCACTTTAGTATTCCAAGGCCTACTACAATTAGAAACAGCAGAAACAAGAAAACTTAGTACAGGGAAACAAATTCTCCCCGATGTACATTTAATCATCGGTAAAAGTCAAGCTTATTCACTGCAAACCACTCGTATAGAAACAACTGTAGACCAACCGATCCAAGAGATGAAAGCACATTTTAAAGATAAAAATTGTCGTTTAATTTACTTCACTGCATTTAGTGGAGATGAAACTTATTATTGCTTCGTTAAAGGCTATTTCAAAGATAAAAACCCATTTACAGATCAAATGGGCTTATACCGCGAAGAAGTAAAACGCGTATTCTTGCGCCGTATCGAAGCCGAAACAAGCATTGGAAACTCAGAGTACCAATTTGAAACACTAAAAAATAAAGCATTAGAAAATGAAGGCATTGCCCATTACTTAGATAGTTTTTCCGCAAGTCTTGGTAAATATATTTTTGCTAAACGAATGGAGAAAAAATGGTCGCAATTAGATTTGGCACTTAAATCAGATTTATCTCCAGTTATTATTGGTCGTTTAGAAGCAGGGGATCCAGATTTAACACTCCGAATGTATCAGAAAGTCTGCACGGTTCTAGGCGTTAAAGCAACTTTCTCGGTAGATTGA
- a CDS encoding ParA family protein, with the protein MSKVIALANQKGGVGKTTSSVNLSSSLAFLGKKVLLVDIDPQGNASSGVGVNKGEIEHCIYDVLVDDVAIQDVLQKTDLDNLNVIPATIQLAGAEVELVPAISREIRLKKAIDSIRDDYDYVIIDCPPSLGLLTLNALTAADSVLIPVQCEYYALEGLSQLLNTIRIVQKHLNEDLQIEGVLLTMLDARTNLGIQVIEEVKKYFQNKVFSTIIPRNVRLSEAPSHGKPILLYDAKSKGAEVYLELAKEVVAHG; encoded by the coding sequence TTGAGCAAAGTGATTGCACTAGCAAACCAAAAAGGTGGGGTTGGTAAAACGACATCATCCGTTAATTTAAGCTCTAGCCTAGCTTTTTTAGGTAAAAAAGTATTACTAGTTGATATTGATCCACAAGGTAATGCGTCAAGTGGTGTTGGTGTTAACAAAGGTGAAATTGAACATTGTATTTATGATGTATTAGTTGACGATGTAGCCATTCAAGATGTGTTGCAAAAAACAGACTTAGATAATTTAAATGTTATTCCAGCTACAATTCAACTTGCGGGTGCTGAAGTAGAGCTAGTTCCAGCTATCTCTCGTGAAATTAGATTGAAAAAAGCAATCGACTCAATCCGTGATGATTATGACTATGTAATTATTGATTGTCCGCCATCACTTGGGCTTTTGACTTTAAATGCATTAACAGCAGCGGACTCCGTTTTAATTCCAGTTCAGTGCGAATATTATGCGCTTGAAGGTTTAAGCCAACTTTTAAACACAATTAGGATCGTTCAAAAACACCTTAATGAAGATTTACAAATTGAAGGTGTCTTACTAACAATGCTTGATGCTAGAACAAACTTAGGCATTCAAGTAATTGAAGAAGTGAAGAAATACTTCCAAAATAAAGTGTTCAGCACAATCATTCCACGTAATGTCCGCCTAAGTGAAGCACCTAGTCATGGAAAACCGATTTTGCTGTATGATGCAAAATCGAAAGGTGCAGAAGTTTATTTAGAATTAGCAAAGGAAGTGGTTGCACATGGCTAA
- a CDS encoding ParB/RepB/Spo0J family partition protein, which yields MAKGLGKGINALFNNVDANEETVQNIAIKEIKPNPYQPRKIFDAKAINELRDSIKIHGVLQPIILRNTEKGYEIVVGERRYRAAKEAKLKEIPAVVRDLTEEEMMELSVIENLQREDLSPLEEAESYQFLMKKLSLTQAKLAERVGKSRPYIANFVRLLTLPEEVQVMLRDGSLSAGHGRVLLGLKLKKNIVPTAKKAVAQSLTVRQLEDVVNNLNENVSRETIKPARVPIFIRESESQLRDKFGTAVSIKRRDKKGKIEIEFLSDDDLDRILEILDIQFDDE from the coding sequence ATGGCTAAAGGTCTAGGTAAAGGAATCAATGCACTATTTAACAATGTTGATGCCAACGAAGAGACAGTTCAAAATATCGCAATAAAAGAAATTAAGCCGAACCCATACCAACCACGTAAAATCTTTGATGCAAAAGCAATCAATGAATTACGTGATTCCATTAAAATTCACGGCGTTTTACAGCCAATTATTTTAAGAAATACGGAAAAAGGATACGAAATTGTTGTCGGTGAACGTAGATACCGTGCGGCAAAAGAGGCTAAATTAAAAGAGATTCCAGCAGTTGTTCGCGATTTAACGGAAGAAGAAATGATGGAGCTTTCTGTAATTGAAAACTTACAACGGGAAGATTTATCTCCATTAGAAGAAGCTGAATCGTACCAATTCCTTATGAAAAAATTAAGTTTAACGCAAGCAAAATTAGCAGAACGTGTTGGGAAAAGCCGACCATACATTGCTAACTTTGTCCGTTTGTTGACATTGCCAGAAGAAGTGCAAGTAATGTTGCGCGATGGCTCGTTATCAGCTGGACATGGCCGAGTATTGCTAGGATTGAAACTCAAGAAAAACATCGTTCCAACTGCGAAAAAGGCTGTGGCACAAAGCTTAACAGTCCGCCAATTAGAAGATGTTGTAAACAATCTAAACGAAAATGTTTCACGTGAAACAATTAAACCAGCTAGAGTTCCTATCTTTATCCGTGAAAGCGAAAGCCAGTTACGCGATAAATTTGGTACGGCAGTTTCGATTAAACGTCGCGATAAAAAAGGTAAAATTGAAATTGAATTTTTATCAGATGATGATTTAGATCGTATTTTAGAGATTTTAGACATTCAGTTTGATGATGAATAG
- a CDS encoding DUF951 domain-containing protein, with protein sequence MFMEKKHFDLNDIVEMKKPHPCGTNQFKIIRMGMDIRIKCEGCGHSVMIPRREFERKVKKILVKAEQE encoded by the coding sequence ATGTTTATGGAAAAAAAGCATTTCGATTTGAATGATATTGTAGAAATGAAAAAGCCGCATCCTTGTGGTACCAATCAATTTAAGATTATTCGCATGGGTATGGACATTCGGATTAAGTGTGAAGGTTGTGGTCATAGTGTGATGATTCCACGCCGCGAATTCGAACGAAAAGTGAAGAAAATATTAGTTAAAGCGGAACAAGAATAA
- a CDS encoding catalase has protein sequence MTDRKNLTTNQGVPVGDNQNSMTAGLKGPTLLEDYVLIEKLAHFDRERVPERVVHARGAGAHGKFVTKKSMKKYTMANFLQEEGAETEVFVRFSTVIHGQHSPETLRDPRGFSVKFYTEEGNYDFVGNNLPVFFIRDAIKFPDVIHSLKPDPRTNIQDGNRYWDFFSLTPEATTMIMYLFSDEGTPASYREIRGSSVHAFKWINEEGKMVYVKLRWVPKAGIVNLSTEQASQIQAKEFNHASRDLYEAIENGDYPEWDLYVQVLDPKDLDNFDFNPLDATKDWFEDVFPYEHVGTMTLDRNPDNIFAETESVGFNPGVLVRGMLPSEDRLLQGRLFSYSDTQRHRVGPNYLQLPINSPKAPVANNQRDGHMPFKQQTSSINYEPNSYDTEPKENPAFIEPEQEIRGDIAGRLIAEKPNNFGHAKEVWNRYSDAERAALVKNIVDDWSGVRDDIKIRNLRNFYQVEPEFASRVAAGTGINLEEHVADLK, from the coding sequence ATGACAGATAGAAAAAATTTAACAACGAACCAAGGTGTGCCGGTTGGCGATAACCAAAATTCGATGACTGCGGGACTTAAAGGACCAACTTTGTTAGAAGATTATGTACTAATTGAGAAATTGGCGCACTTTGATAGAGAACGTGTACCGGAGCGGGTTGTGCATGCTCGTGGTGCTGGTGCGCACGGGAAATTTGTTACTAAAAAGAGCATGAAAAAATATACAATGGCTAACTTTTTACAAGAAGAAGGAGCGGAAACAGAGGTTTTTGTTCGTTTTTCAACAGTAATTCACGGTCAACATTCTCCGGAAACATTGCGTGATCCTCGTGGATTTTCCGTTAAATTTTATACAGAAGAAGGTAATTATGATTTTGTTGGAAATAATTTGCCGGTATTCTTCATTCGTGATGCGATTAAGTTTCCGGATGTTATTCATTCCTTGAAGCCGGATCCGCGCACGAATATTCAAGATGGTAACCGTTACTGGGATTTCTTTAGCCTTACACCGGAAGCTACGACGATGATTATGTATTTATTTAGTGATGAAGGAACGCCGGCGTCTTATCGCGAAATCCGCGGTTCTAGTGTTCATGCTTTTAAATGGATTAACGAAGAAGGCAAAATGGTATACGTAAAACTGCGCTGGGTTCCAAAAGCCGGCATTGTGAACCTTTCGACGGAGCAAGCTTCACAAATTCAAGCAAAAGAATTTAACCATGCGAGCCGCGATTTATATGAAGCGATTGAAAATGGCGATTATCCGGAGTGGGATTTATATGTGCAAGTGTTGGATCCGAAAGACTTGGACAACTTTGATTTCAATCCGCTAGACGCGACAAAAGATTGGTTTGAAGATGTGTTCCCATATGAACACGTGGGAACAATGACACTTGACCGCAATCCGGATAACATTTTTGCGGAAACAGAGTCAGTTGGCTTTAATCCTGGTGTACTTGTGCGCGGAATGCTTCCTTCTGAGGATCGTTTGTTGCAAGGCCGCTTATTCTCTTACTCAGATACACAAAGACACCGCGTTGGACCGAACTACTTGCAACTGCCAATTAATAGTCCAAAAGCACCTGTTGCCAACAATCAACGTGATGGTCATATGCCATTTAAACAACAAACGAGCTCGATTAATTATGAGCCAAATAGTTACGATACAGAACCGAAAGAGAACCCAGCGTTTATCGAACCTGAGCAGGAAATCCGTGGTGATATTGCTGGTCGCCTGATTGCGGAAAAACCAAATAATTTTGGTCATGCAAAAGAAGTGTGGAATCGTTATTCAGATGCCGAACGTGCGGCACTTGTGAAAAATATTGTCGATGATTGGTCTGGCGTGCGTGATGACATTAAAATCCGCAACTTGCGCAATTTCTATCAAGTAGAACCAGAATTCGCTAGTCGAGTGGCTGCGGGAACTGGAATTAATCTTGAAGAACATGTAGCAGATTTAAAATAA
- the ychF gene encoding redox-regulated ATPase YchF — translation MALTAGIVGLPNVGKSTLFNAITKAGAEAANYPFATIDPNVGIVEVPDQRLNKLTELVKPKKTVPTTFEFTDIAGIVKGASKGEGLGNKFLSHIRQVDAICHVTRCFDDENITHVEGRVDPLDDISTINLELILADLETVEKRIGRVEKLSKQKDKDAVAEYNVLVKLREAFENDKPARAIEFNEDEDKIVRNLFLLTRKPVLYVANVSEEDVSNPDDNKYVQQVREFAAAENSEVIVVCARAEEEIAELEDEDKLEFLEALGIEESGLDQLIRSAYTLLGLATYFTAGVQEVRAWTFIKGMKAPQCAGIIHTDFERGFIRAEVVAYDALLEHGSEQAAKEAGKVRLEGKEYEMKDGDVVHFRFNV, via the coding sequence ATGGCACTTACAGCTGGTATTGTCGGGCTTCCTAATGTTGGGAAATCGACACTTTTTAATGCAATCACAAAAGCAGGAGCAGAGGCTGCGAATTATCCGTTTGCGACGATTGACCCGAACGTAGGAATTGTAGAAGTTCCTGACCAAAGATTGAACAAACTAACAGAACTTGTAAAACCGAAAAAAACCGTTCCAACTACATTTGAATTTACAGATATCGCCGGAATTGTAAAAGGTGCTAGTAAAGGTGAGGGGCTTGGGAACAAATTCTTATCCCATATTCGCCAAGTAGATGCAATTTGTCATGTAACTCGTTGTTTTGACGACGAAAATATTACTCACGTAGAAGGCCGAGTAGACCCACTAGACGATATTTCTACAATTAACTTAGAACTTATCTTAGCGGATTTAGAAACGGTAGAGAAGCGTATTGGACGCGTTGAGAAGCTTTCTAAACAAAAAGATAAAGATGCGGTTGCAGAATATAACGTGTTAGTTAAATTACGTGAAGCATTTGAAAATGACAAGCCAGCTCGCGCGATTGAATTTAACGAAGACGAAGATAAAATCGTCCGCAATCTTTTCTTACTTACAAGAAAACCAGTTTTATATGTGGCAAATGTAAGTGAAGAAGACGTTTCTAACCCGGACGATAACAAATACGTACAACAAGTTCGCGAATTCGCTGCAGCTGAAAACTCCGAAGTTATCGTGGTTTGTGCTCGTGCCGAAGAAGAAATCGCTGAACTTGAAGACGAAGATAAGCTGGAGTTTTTAGAAGCGCTTGGAATTGAAGAATCTGGTTTAGATCAATTGATTCGTTCCGCATACACATTGCTTGGCTTAGCGACTTACTTCACAGCAGGCGTTCAAGAAGTTCGCGCTTGGACATTTATCAAAGGTATGAAAGCTCCACAATGTGCGGGAATTATCCATACTGACTTCGAGCGTGGCTTTATCCGTGCCGAAGTAGTTGCATACGATGCCTTGCTTGAACATGGCTCAGAACAAGCAGCCAAAGAAGCAGGTAAAGTACGCTTAGAAGGTAAAGAATACGAAATGAAAGATGGAGATGTTGTTCATTTCCGCTTTAACGTTTAA